The genomic region ACAAATAAAGCTATTTTACTACCATTTTTTAAATGGTTAATATATCTTTGTCCTGTTTTACTTTCAACTGATGTTCCTGATTGGCTTTGCCAGTGAAACAAGTTCTCGTTAATGGCATAATCTTCATATAAAGTTGAAGGTGAAAAATCCTTATCACTTTTATTTAAGGTTATAAAAAATATATCAATCTTTTTATCTTCAAAATATTTAACTCCTTCCCTAAAAGAAGGTTTCCTTTCTTCATTATAATATCCAAAGGCAGTTAGAATCATTTCTGTTGAATAATCACAATGCAAATCTAAAGGACAAGGAAATCCTAAATCTACCTTCTTATCTACAAATTCAATATTATTATAATTATAAGTTAGTATTTCACATACTTCCTTCATCATAATCTTATTTTTAAGTAACTTATTAATTCCATCTTCAATTGAAACTAAGTCTACTTTTGCTGGAATATCATCATAGAAAATATAGTAGATCATATTTAGCATAAGTTTTTCTTCTTCATTAAGATAAAAACTATCTATATAATTTTTTCTTATTATGCTTATTATAAATTCTATTAGTCTTCTTGAATTAATAAAGAATAATTTATAGAATTTTTTAGCTATTTCTAACTCTTGTTCTTCTTTAAAATCTTCTTTAACCCCTGCTAATACACACATTCTATAAAAGCTTCTATCTTTATTCCTTCCATAAAAATCTGTTAAAGATAACTTATTAAAGTTTAAAAAGTTTTCTAAAGTTAATTCTAAGTGAGTATTTTGAGTAAATTCTTTTATCTTATTTATTAAAGTTTTCTCATTATTTTTGATTGATTTTATACTTCTTAAAATATATTCTTTAGCTTGCTTTTCTAAATGAATATAGCATCCTTTAGGTAAAGTTAAAAATCCATTTTCAATATTTTCCCTAACTGACCTATTACTTTTTCCTATTAAAGCTCTAAACTTATCTTCAAAAAAATTATATTTTTTATGGGCTTGCCCAACAAAATCTAAAACTGTTAAACACTCTTTTCCTTCATGTAATCTTAATCCTCTTCCAAGTTGCTGCAGGAATACTGTTAAACTTTCTGTAGGCCTTAAAAATAATATTGTATTTACTTCTGGGATATCAACTCCCTCATTATACAAATCAACTACAAATATAAATTTTATTTTCCCACTAACAAGCATTTTTTTAGCACTATTTCTTTCCTCTTTTCTGCTTTCATCAGTCAAAGCAAGAGATGGTATGCCTCTTTCATTAAATCTTTGAGCCATGAACTTAGCATGTTCCTTACTAACGCAAAAGCCAAGTCCAATTACTTCTTCTATATCTGTTACATATTTATTTAAAGCGCGTATTATCTCTTTTACTCTTATATCATTATTGGTATAAACATTAGTAAGTTCACTTATGCTATAACCATTTCTTTGCCATTTTAAATTAGACAAATCAACTGAATCAGAAACTGCAAAATATTGAAAAGGACAAAGTAATTTTCTATCAATTGCTTCTGTTAATCTTATCTCTGCTGAAATTCTATCGTCAAAATATTGAAATATATCTTTATTATCTGCCCTTTCTGGTGTAGCTGTTAAACCTAATAAAATTTTAGACTTATAATAATTTAGTAGCTTTTGATAAGATGGAGCTGCTGCATGATGAAACTCATCTACTATAATAAAATCATAATAATCTTCAGTTGTTAGCTTAGTTAAGTCCTTACTATTTAAACTTTGAATGGAAACAAACAAATGATCTAAACTTTCCGGAGTATTATTTCCAACCATAAGATCACCAAAATTATTATCTTTCATAACAACTCTAAAGGTATCTCTTGCTTGCTTAAGTATTTCTTCTCGATGAACAACAAATAATAATCTATTTAACTTTTTCTTATTTTCTAAACAAAAATTTCTGTAATCAAAAGCAGATATTACTGTTTTTCCAACTCCA from Clostridium isatidis harbors:
- a CDS encoding DEAD/DEAH box helicase, producing MKEGLYEQVINTEIKKYLNEIDNENFIIDKSKLDKEEAKVILSQYISKVIRKSLNYIRDKEKTDEDKLLKQIEACNKIIEILSKVSNEEDIKKYEIDKNGEILSALYNKVNNSRAFKKGKILKPVTSLSQSSLFTGSSMEPNMLGEINKEILTCDSIDLLVSFVKWSGLRCIIESLREATQKGKKLRLITTSYMGATDLKAIEELSKLANTEIKISYDTERTRLHAKAYMFKRETGFTTAYIGSSNLSNAALTSGLEWNLKITEQDSFDVIKKFEATFESYWNDKEFISYLGTEEDKARLKRSLKKETASNDEFNFSFDIRPYSYQQEILDKLKVEREIFKKNRNLVIAATGVGKTVISAFDYRNFCLENKKKLNRLLFVVHREEILKQARDTFRVVMKDNNFGDLMVGNNTPESLDHLFVSIQSLNSKDLTKLTTEDYYDFIIVDEFHHAAAPSYQKLLNYYKSKILLGLTATPERADNKDIFQYFDDRISAEIRLTEAIDRKLLCPFQYFAVSDSVDLSNLKWQRNGYSISELTNVYTNNDIRVKEIIRALNKYVTDIEEVIGLGFCVSKEHAKFMAQRFNERGIPSLALTDESRKEERNSAKKMLVSGKIKFIFVVDLYNEGVDIPEVNTILFLRPTESLTVFLQQLGRGLRLHEGKECLTVLDFVGQAHKKYNFFEDKFRALIGKSNRSVRENIENGFLTLPKGCYIHLEKQAKEYILRSIKSIKNNEKTLINKIKEFTQNTHLELTLENFLNFNKLSLTDFYGRNKDRSFYRMCVLAGVKEDFKEEQELEIAKKFYKLFFINSRRLIEFIISIIRKNYIDSFYLNEEEKLMLNMIYYIFYDDIPAKVDLVSIEDGINKLLKNKIMMKEVCEILTYNYNNIEFVDKKVDLGFPCPLDLHCDYSTEMILTAFGYYNEERKPSFREGVKYFEDKKIDIFFITLNKSDKDFSPSTLYEDYAINENLFHWQSQSGTSVESKTGQRYINHLKNGSKIALFVREYKTKEGFTSPFTYLGTCEYRGHSGSKPISFVWELHEKIPARLINKANKSIII